The region TCGGGTTCTTACCCCTCTCAGATTCGGCTGATTCTGCTCTGGGAACTGGCGACTTGAGAGTTCCGGTTACAGCACTGCGGTCTCCTTTCTCCTTGCTCTTGGGCTCCTTGAGGACATCGCGCTCTCTGGACAGCTCTGCAGACTCCCCGCTGATGGCTTTGACCTTGTCGTCTTTGCTGCTCTTCTCTTCGGCCTTTGCTTTCTCCCTGTCTGCCTTTGGAGTCTTCTCCTTACCCTCGCGCACCACCCGCTCCTCCTTGGCtgctctctcatctctctgcttctccctACGGTCCACCTTGTTCTCGGGAGTGCTGCCTTGcgtcttttcctttttctcttttttctccttcccgCTCCGCTCTTTGTCGTCTCGTTCTTTGATGGCTTTGGTGCTGCGAGAACAATTCATTTTGAAATATTGTAAATACAAAAACCAACAAATGGGAGTTGTTATGTCCCAAAAACTTTAAAACCACTTTTGAGCTGGGCTGGACCCAATCCTAACCGctataaatgttttgtttttctgagtCCGTTTGAGGTGTGCACAAAACAATCACAGGAAGTATAATTACCATAATTTTATCTATCTGGCATGAATGAGGAAGGGCTGAAGAGTGGAAGAAGGGAAAGAAATGAATTATTCTATATCCTCTCCAAGGCTGTGATGCGACTCTATTCTTTAGTACCAAATTCTTTTGTTTCTCCCTTCGTAAAAAGGTAAACCTAGTACATGTTGTCACACCTTGTTTAGAGGGATAGAAATCTAAAAGAGATTGGTACCTATTGAGAGCACCATTCCCATTGCTGGTGGTCACTTTGGCCGCTGCACTGTTGGCTTTATTCATAAGCTTTGTGGCTGAATCAGATTTATGTTTGACCCTTTCTGTAAAACAAAacgaaaaaaacacacagataatGTCAGCACAAGATTCACAGACACTACTTACATTCAATTGGAAACCTGTTACAGGAATGGCTCCACTGTTATAGTGCATCATGGAACTGAATAAATATCTATTTCTGACCTCctgaatgtaaaaataaataaagtgttgTGTGTTTTACCCACCGTTATCCTCCGACGTCCCCTCCTCTGTTTTGCTGGTGCTGGAGGCGGGCTTGCCTGTGCTCCCGGGGCCGTTCTGTTGATTGGCAGGGGTGGCGTTTCTGGCTGGCTGCTCCTTGTGGTGAAACTCGTTCTCGGGGACCATGTGCACCTTCTGGCTTTTCAATCGACCTGAATAACTGCAAGACGCAGAGGATGTTTGCAAAACATGGAAAACGGAATCTTTTCAACTTTCTGAGTGTCACACTTGTTTAAATGTTGTTTAGCTCAGCACAGCGTCTGCCTGTGATTAAAAATGCCCCTTGTATTTAGTCTCCAAAAGCATGGAAAAGCCTGGCAGTCTTAGAGCTGAAAAAAGTCTTAATATCCAAGATCAAATTTAAGGATAATCATCACCTGCtgacaggaaaaaagacaaaaccatcCTCAAGCTGCACTATGTCTCTCTGTACCACTCAGCTGCACCTTTTATCTACACCTGCCAAGTAATTCAATAGAGAAAACTCAACATCAGCAGAATCAATAGGCCACCCTGCACCAGTTATGGCTGCTGCTAAGAAGCTGCAAACTGCTAAACACAATTGCCTCACACTCAATTTTAACCTGGTAGCGCAAGTGTGCAATCTTCCCTTCTGTTCTTCAATAACGGTGCAGAAAACGAGCCAATCAACTTTGCAGTATTATACTAGCAGAGCAAAGTATTCTCATGCATCCATCCTCATTATTCTAGAAGTTCTGATTTCATTTGAAActagtttaaattaaatgacaaaaaaaagcataatGTTCCCTTCCACAAAGGTAACAGGGTTATAATAAGACCACTACATTTAACCAATTACACATGCTATCCACCATTGCCCTACTTATGTAGGACCCAATGTTCTATGCTCTAAAGAGAGCTAACAGCACACTGTGTTACCCCATTGCTAAGACATAGAGGTCTGGCCTCTTGTCCTTCTCCTTAAGGCAGATCTTGTGAACGCGACACTCCAGTGCTTGGCCCAGGTTCAGAACCTTGGGGTAGAAGGGCAGAATCTTTGTAAGCACGATGAGGATGTTGCGGATGTGGGTGTAATCTCCAGTCTCCAAGCAGTGAACCGAAGCCTGGAAGCAGAGATGCAGACATAAGAGGGTTGCTCAGACATCGAGTTCTGGCGAAGAAAATCAAAGCAAGAAGACTCACTTTCGTTAGCATGTAATGCCACTTGTGCACCACATGCCGGAAGTTCTCGTAATCTAGCTGATCGGCTTTGTTCCCTCCATCTAAACGTGTGGCTCTGAAGACGGTCAGGAAACCAGGGTAACTGACACACTCCTGGTAGGGCACAACAGAAAGAAATCTGTCAATTCCACAGACAATCTCAAGTTGGAAAACATTAGACTGGTGAATAGAAGCATCCAGGAGGGGGCACCTTCTCGTAAATTGCGCGATCGCTGTGCCAGCGAGTCACAGTCTCCAGCATGCAACAGAGGAAACGGCCGTAGCGGTGAGACTCATTCTCCGTACAGCTCGCCACAGTGTAAATAATAGCAGAGAACACCTGAAAAGTGAGACAACAGAAGGTTTCTTGTAAACAGGACGCTCTTATTGATAAATGACTCGATTTACAAAATAGCTCTCTTAAAGCAGCTATAAAAATATGATTAAATAACCaaactttaaaaatatgtgTCTCACCCTGTCATAGCACAGGAGCGTACAGAAGTTAGGTGTTTTCTGCTGGTGGACCAGCTCAACAAAGTGGGCACAGTACACCGCGTCGATAGCAGAGAAGATGCAGCGAGGGAAGAGACAAAGCTGCAAGAACTTTGTAATCGTCTCGTTCTTTGTAGACTCTGCCGGAAAAATGTCGGGATTGGGTCAAATGAACCTTTAACATGTAATCTATATTATTCTTCTTTCTACAGCAGAGGAATCACAACACACATATCTGTCAGATTCATGGATTTGGTCACAGTATGAAATGTGGGATTCTTACTGGTCAACAACCAGTTGTCCTTCTCCAGTTTAAGGCGGTACAAAACCCTCTGGACGTGCTccatctgcttcttctcctcctcctgcaactTTTCCTGAAGGGCAGTGCAgcgctccttctccttctttttcttattcatAGGCTACGATAAAAATAGAAAGATTTATTCCACAGGTTCACACAAAATAACAGGTTTTCCCCAATGTGATGAGATGTCAAGAGTTCCTCACCATCTCCGTGTTCTCCTCGATCTCCTTGATCTGGGTCTTGAGCTTGTTAATCTCCCGTTCGTAGGCCACATGTGGAACTGCCAGGTCGTACATGGTGAGGGACCAGAAGGTGGCGTAGAACTGAGGGCGGAGGTCGTCCCAGActctgggtggatggagggacaCCACGGACTCGTGCACGGGCATCATCACCTGCTCGCAGGCAGCTACGTACTTTTgaagtttctgctgctgcttgttgccTTTCTCTGCTTTCTTCAACTCATCGTACTTTGACTGTAAGTAAAATAAATGCACAGTAGGTttacatttttgtaaaaaaagattaaagattCTCCATGCTTGCCGTGTCATATTttgcataataataataaatactcACCAAAATCTGATGCGCATACATCGGCCTGGACAGGAAGAAGGCAGCATCATGTGGAGTGTGGAACTGATTACAAAGAACGTCAATTGAGGGAACCAGCTTGATGTAGTCCTCTGTGCTTAGATTGGAGGCTAGAAAGCCACCAAATTGCACCAATGTGTCATGACACTGTGAGAAAAACAGATCAAGAATTCAAATTCTGTTTGTCATACGAAAAGGTGTTGGATCACATTCAGAAATGGGCATAAAAGGATGTCTACCTGGTCATAAAGGTGGCCAACAAGTTTCAGGTGTTTCTCTCCACCTTCTAGGAATACTACCCCGTTTCGGTGCTGGGCCATGAGCAGACACAGCGGCAAAGCCAATTTATGATCCAGCAGCACATCCTTTAGACGCTGTGAAGACTTCTTGGTGTTCCTGATTTGACCAAAGTACCCACCCTATCAAGAGATGCAGCGTAAGTTGCCTGTTCAAGCACTGGCAGAGTAGAAAGCATTTGGACATTAGAATGCAAACTGAACCATCAGACCTCTGCTTTGAGCTGCTCGCCTCCCGTCATGGCCTCCAACTGCTCTGAAGTCATCTCGTTTGTTATTTCAATGCCAGCCATTTTCTGTACCACCTCTTTCAGGATCAACAGGTCAAAActgcaaataaagagaaatcaaaaacattattaaaaaaaattccagagGTCTTCTGATTGGTGCTGCTGGTATCTTACCTCTTCCCTGTCTTTAGCTGATTGGTCACATACTGAAGAAGACCGGCCAGCTCAATAGAATACTTCCTGAAAACAGCTCCACACAGGCTCGCCAGGCCTTGATGGACAATTAGGAGAAATATAAGTATATATTAGATGATATGCTTGTCGCACAGTAACATGTCAACCAAGTGTAACACGCACTCTGAAGCCATGAGGAAATAGCTGTGTCGTCGTGCTTCATCTTCTCTTTCTCTGGATTAGCTAGAGCCTCGATGATGCAATCTGAAGACGCGGTTAAGAAGAACGGCAGACAAAACTAAGCCCAAACAACTACAGCTGATCACACTCACACCCATTTGTAAGATACAGGCAAAGACGTCATAGCTGAGAGATGTGAGGTATTTCAAGGAGTCCACCACTGGACCGATGAGGTTGTCGTACCACTGGATCTGAGACAGCATCTATCATACAACCAGACAGAACCGAGGGTTTAAGCATCACCACATATGGAGACTGTAGATCATGTCTTTCTAGATGCAGTTCTTTCATAACATCATTGTATCACTAATATGCAATCACCCTTAAagcatgtgtgcatgcacgtgTTGCACAAAGGAACATTAAGAGGTGACATTCACAGGTGTGAATCCCAGAAATAGCTTGTATTATATACAGACTCTGAAGGAGACCATTGTAAAAGCCGAAATGTTACAGGTACAGAATGTTGTGTTGCAGGTAGCACATTTAAAGCTGAACAGCAGAGTACACTTACATAGTCGAAGAGGATGGTGGGATTGCTATGGCTCAGCTTGCCAACCTGCCTTCCAGATTGTCTCACATTCTCTTTGGTCAATCGCCTGAGAGGTGGAGaatcagaggaaaaaaagagattgaAACACTCAGCTACAGCTTGGAGTCGGTTATTATAGCCTGAATGGATATGCGGTTGTTTAAAACACAGACTTAACACCCATGCCAATGGAAATTGGGAATAAAGTCCAATAGTGTTTAGAAAACCCCAGCAAATGGCCAAAACAAAAATATCTTACTTCATGATATATTTGGCTCTTTCCACAGTCTGAGCTTTGACTTTAACCAAGAGCGGATGGCTGAGATAGGTCTCATTCTTCCACTGTCCATATAACCGGTACCTGAGGGATGACAGGAACATGTCAAAAGAGCAGGTTAGAACCAGCATAGACAACATGGGAATTAGATGTCTAAACAACAACACAGATACGTTTTAATTTCTGTGTTAACCAATCAAAAATCTAGGAATGTTACAGGATAAAGACATAAAGCAAAGAACTATTATATCGTTTAATGTCAGGTTAAAACCATCCAATTTAAGGAACATTTGTTGAAAGGACCATTACTCAATGGCTGCCTTGAAAACCCGCTCAGTACTCTGCACTGGTGGACAATGGAAGCAAGCAATGCTGAGGCAAACCTGATCCGTCAACACATTCAGCAAAAAGATCCACGTCCACTTTGCGATGCACGGCACAGCAGCGCGTCAGCAAACTGCTTCATTTGTCAATTTTCAGTTCATATCAAATAGTTCCTTTGAGAATTTCCCAGTCTGTTGAAAGGCAGTGAAATTCTCCTTGAACCGTGACTGTGCCCAGCTCAAATTATTGTTGGCTCAATCGTCACTGACGAGAGTGGGAAAAACAACTGGCTGTGTTTGTCTACACAGGTAAATTAACTTAACTCACTCCTAATCTCTACTTGTGCATTTGGCTTTTTCCTTGTTGGCTTGTTAGCACACAACTAGAAGACTGCCTGGGGGAAGGTTTCTATCTGACAACTCAATTAAACGGTGTCGGTGTGTGCGTTACCTGTGCTGGTATGGAAACAGCTTGAAAAGACCCCACAGCTCCTCAGACATGCAAGCATTTGACTCCATTAGTGACAGAGAAGGAAGCAGCACCTGGTCTGCAATGCTCAGGAAACAACTCAACAGTGTATCCTGCAATATATACAGATATTTATATGATTCATGAGAgaaaaaatagctaaattaCTTAAACGAAACATTGGAATGTTGTGGCAACTTTAAAATTAAGACATTCTGCCACTTTCTTTCTCACCATTTTGTCTCTGGCATCGGGTCTGCTTTCATTCTGGTACTaagaaaacaaagtcaaaattaACCAAAATTCCATTCTAAAAGTGGTGAGGATGTATTTATAGttgtgtgggtttttattttttatttacctCTTTCATGAAGGCCTTGCCCAGACGCACAATCTTGGCAAAAAGAATCGGATCGTTGGAGAGATGGGGGCCCAGGTAGCCCAGCATGCTGAATGTGTCCCTGCGGAGGTCCTCGAAACACTCTGTAGGTCTTGGAGCTCGTTTGCTCTTGAGAGGATGCAATGGGCGTCCCTTCGCCCCCTTCGACACACCAACCCTTTGTGGAACAAACAACTTTGTCAGAGTcgattttctctccattttgcCATGAAACTGTGCTGTAATCAAAGCCAGAAATACGATCGCACCTTCTGTAAAGAGGTTCCACAGTCAGGTGCACGAGCTGGCAGAGCGCCAGAGCAATGGCCTTGTGAGAAGTTGTGTAGAAAGATGGCATCTGGTCCATAATACTTTGGGCATGATGCCAATCTCCGATTCTGAGCAGAGCTTCTAACAGACCGAGCTTCTGGTTATCAGGCAGCTGCGGGTACAGAACGGAAACTGAGCATCTCTGGACTTTAAAGTAATATTGTTCACAGCACAGTGAGAACCAGAATAGAAGAATGGACTTTTCAATTTAACCTTAATACATATCTGGTTATTACAGGGTGACATAAACAAACTAGAAAAAAAGAACTTTGGAGAACACAGGCCATCAAGCAGGTCAttcacaataagtcacaatataTGGGGATATATTGTGACTTAAACCCATAGTATATGTATAGTGTATAGACAGGCTGTGGTAGtgcaaggttacataacatagaaTGTtgttttatgatcaaagccaGCTGCCACATAACCTCCACGGCAGAGTTATAAAAAAAGATATGTAGAATTTAAAACTTTCAGCATTCATCCAGTGCTATAAATGCAATAATACCTTCTCGTTTTTATCATCCTCCTTGTCCTTTTCTTCATTCTTGTCAGTGGGCAACACCAGCTTAACCAGCTTGCGATCGAGCTGCTTCGCCTCTGAGATGTCTCGTTTGTGCTCTTCTACAATAGTGACATCTGGCGGCATCAGCTGGAATGACAGCGAGGCAGCAGGTTATTTCACAGCCAATATTGACCCAAAATCATCCAAAACGCCTGATTTATACAACGGTGCTTTAGTCTCACCAGTTAAATAGTTAAATATCACATTTTCAGGTCATCATGTGGATTTCTAAGTCAATCTTATCTGCAAATTCCTTAGAATGAGGAGCCAAATTTAATGGGGAGTTTGATCCCAACAATTTTGTTGGTTAAcaacaaatattaaatattaattccATCACCTGTCCTGCCTTTAATTCCAGAAATCTAAGTCCAATTGCAGGTTTGCGTGATCACAATTTATGTCATGTTTACGAGGAGAGAGAACTGCATTAAGAGTATTTGTTGGTATTTGCTTACATGCACATAAAGATCTTCTAACTCTATTAGGTtatgatgaagaagagcagcagcaatgTGGTAGAGGGACTTTGGGGTTTCCTCATTGGGCTCCTGGAAAACAACAATGATTGTTTTTTATATCACTGAAATACAAGAAATAATCATTTggattagcatggattagcattagcaacaggaACGCACTCTACAATTTCTGTCGCAGTACATTAATAAATTCAACAACACTTATTATTTCAACACCTGACTTGTATATTTAATGAGCGTTGTGAGTGAGCTGTTATTGACTTTCATACCTGGTAGAACTTGAATTTGAAGCCCAGTATGTGGCAAAGTGTGAGAGGTTCGCACATGTAGGATTTaatcagagacagaaagaacTCGTCCTGATCAGATCGGCTCTCATAAACCTCCAGGATTATGTCCAACACACGGTTTGGGTCCAAGTTGAAACACCCTGAAAGCAGAACGAGCAAGCAAACCGCACCACATGAATAAGAGACCATGTTTCCTGGATGTGCTCACAAGGACGGAGCTGCTCTGAAACCActaacaacagaaaaagcatCTGCACCTGTGATGCACCAGCCTTCACATCACACCACGCGCTGTTAAAAACTGCGTTACCTATGAGAGATTTGATGCTCTCCAGAACCAGGTGGCTGGTGATGCTGCCCGACAGATCTTGGCCGAGCTCAGTGATCAGCTTGGCGTAGCCCTCGTTCTCCTCCCGTAACAAGTTAAACTTCTGCTGCTTgtaactaaaaaaaacaaaaaagacaaaaaaatggttttattcaCACAAAGAGAGTGTAAATGTGAACTTTCTCCCGTGACGTGTACTTACAACAATTTGGTTTTGATTTTGACGATTTTCTGATTGAACTGGTGGGCTTGCTTAATTAGTCCAAGAGATTCTAGCGTTTCTGGATCTAGTCGTTCTTTCAGGATGGCCtctggaacacac is a window of Takifugu flavidus isolate HTHZ2018 chromosome 14, ASM371156v2, whole genome shotgun sequence DNA encoding:
- the thoc2 gene encoding THO complex subunit 2 isoform X1, with product MATLIIPGEWIKNWEKSGKSEFVQLCKDLTEKTQHGNEIRDIQTALYELCWQVVQGNLKLDLATSVLGDMMELRDDMSSILADVFCILDIETSALEEKNRRDHYTQLVGACLVCVPEAILKERLDPETLESLGLIKQAHQFNQKIVKIKTKLFYKQQKFNLLREENEGYAKLITELGQDLSGSITSHLVLESIKSLIGCFNLDPNRVLDIILEVYESRSDQDEFFLSLIKSYMCEPLTLCHILGFKFKFYQEPNEETPKSLYHIAAALLHHNLIELEDLYVHLMPPDVTIVEEHKRDISEAKQLDRKLVKLVLPTDKNEEKDKEDDKNEKLPDNQKLGLLEALLRIGDWHHAQSIMDQMPSFYTTSHKAIALALCQLVHLTVEPLYRRVGVSKGAKGRPLHPLKSKRAPRPTECFEDLRRDTFSMLGYLGPHLSNDPILFAKIVRLGKAFMKEYQNESRPDARDKMDTLLSCFLSIADQVLLPSLSLMESNACMSEELWGLFKLFPYQHRYRLYGQWKNETYLSHPLLVKVKAQTVERAKYIMKRLTKENVRQSGRQVGKLSHSNPTILFDYMLSQIQWYDNLIGPVVDSLKYLTSLSYDVFAYCIIEALANPEKEKMKHDDTAISSWLQSLASLCGAVFRKYSIELAGLLQYVTNQLKTGKSFDLLILKEVVQKMAGIEITNEMTSEQLEAMTGGEQLKAEGGYFGQIRNTKKSSQRLKDVLLDHKLALPLCLLMAQHRNGVVFLEGGEKHLKLVGHLYDQCHDTLVQFGGFLASNLSTEDYIKLVPSIDVLCNQFHTPHDAAFFLSRPMYAHQILSKYDELKKAEKGNKQQQKLQKYVAACEQVMMPVHESVVSLHPPRVWDDLRPQFYATFWSLTMYDLAVPHVAYEREINKLKTQIKEIEENTEMPMNKKKKEKERCTALQEKLQEEEKKQMEHVQRVLYRLKLEKDNWLLTKSTKNETITKFLQLCLFPRCIFSAIDAVYCAHFVELVHQQKTPNFCTLLCYDRVFSAIIYTVASCTENESHRYGRFLCCMLETVTRWHSDRAIYEKECVSYPGFLTVFRATRLDGGNKADQLDYENFRHVVHKWHYMLTKASVHCLETGDYTHIRNILIVLTKILPFYPKVLNLGQALECRVHKICLKEKDKRPDLYVLAMGYSGRLKSQKVHMVPENEFHHKEQPARNATPANQQNGPGSTGKPASSTSKTEEGTSEDNERVKHKSDSATKLMNKANSAAAKVTTSNGNGALNSTKAIKERDDKERSGKEKKEKKEKTQGSTPENKVDRREKQRDERAAKEERVVREGKEKTPKADREKAKAEEKSSKDDKVKAISGESAELSRERDVLKEPKSKEKGDRSAVTGTLKSPVPRAESAESERDHKRRKLDSHSSPSHSSSVKDNSNEPKEAVSKQHITYNSVTRSKSREKETEKKDTDGMQVRSKEKKEEKDRKDRKRDYSVNDRETSQEPKRKKDENGTNSFKNSASPPSESPLSAEKEKGKRSKSSSKEKAESVKPERTSSGGKKESRHEKDKSEKKEKRDSTGGKEEKKHHKSSDKHR
- the thoc2 gene encoding THO complex subunit 2 isoform X2 encodes the protein MATLIIPGEWIKNWEKSGKSEFVQLCKDLTEKTQHGNEIRDIQTALYELCWQVVQGNLKLDLATSVLGDMMELRDDMSSILADVFCILDIETSALEEKNRRDHYTQLVGACLVCVPEAILKERLDPETLESLGLIKQAHQFNQKIVKIKTKLFYKQQKFNLLREENEGYAKLITELGQDLSGSITSHLVLESIKSLIGCFNLDPNRVLDIILEVYESRSDQDEFFLSLIKSYMCEPLTLCHILGFKFKFYQEPNEETPKSLYHIAAALLHHNLIELEDLYVHLMPPDVTIVEEHKRDISEAKQLDRKLVKLVLPTDKNEEKDKEDDKNEKLPDNQKLGLLEALLRIGDWHHAQSIMDQMPSFYTTSHKAIALALCQLVHLTVEPLYRRVGVSKGAKGRPLHPLKSKRAPRPTECFEDLRRDTFSMLGYLGPHLSNDPILFAKIVRLGKAFMKEYQNESRPDARDKMDTLLSCFLSIADQVLLPSLSLMESNACMSEELWGLFKLFPYQHRYRLYGQWKNETYLSHPLLVKVKAQTVERAKYIMKRLTKENVRQSGRQVGKLSHSNPTILFDYMLSQIQWYDNLIGPVVDSLKYLTSLSYDVFAYCIIEALANPEKEKMKHDDTAISSWLQSLASLCGAVFRKYSIELAGLLQYVTNQLKTGKSFDLLILKEVVQKMAGIEITNEMTSEQLEAMTGGEQLKAEGGYFGQIRNTKKSSQRLKDVLLDHKLALPLCLLMAQHRNGVVFLEGGEKHLKLVGHLYDQCHDTLVQFGGFLASNLSTEDYIKLVPSIDVLCNQFHTPHDAAFFLSRPMYAHQILSKYDELKKAEKGNKQQQKLQKYVAACEQVMMPVHESVVSLHPPRVWDDLRPQFYATFWSLTMYDLAVPHVAYEREINKLKTQIKEIEENTEMPMNKKKKEKERCTALQEKLQEEEKKQMEHVQRVLYRLKLEKDNWLLTKSTKNETITKFLQLCLFPRCIFSAIDAVYCAHFVELVHQQKTPNFCTLLCYDRVFSAIIYTVASCTENESHRYGRFLCCMLETVTRWHSDRAIYEKECVSYPGFLTVFRATRLDGGNKADQLDYENFRHVVHKWHYMLTKASVHCLETGDYTHIRNILIVLTKILPFYPKVLNLGQALECRVHKICLKEKDKRPDLYVLAMGYSGRLKSQKVHMVPENEFHHKEQPARNATPANQQNGPGSTGKPASSTSKTEEGTSEDNERVKHKSDSATKLMNKANSAAAKVTTSNGNGALNSTKAIKERDDKERSGKEKKEKKEKTQGSTPENKVDRREKQRDERAAKEERVVREGKEKTPKADREKAKAEEKSSKDDKVKAISGESAELSRERDVLKEPKSKEKGDRSAVTGTLKSPVPRAESAESERDHKRRKLDSHSSPSHSSSVKDNSNEPKEAVSKQHITYNSVTRSKSREKETEKKDTDGMQVRSKEKKEEKDRKDRKRDYSVNDRETSQEPKRKKDENGTNSFKNSASPPSESPLSAEKEKGKRSKSSSKEKAESVKPERTSSGGKKESRHEKDKSEKKEKRDSTGGKEEKKQYP
- the thoc2 gene encoding THO complex subunit 2 isoform X3; this translates as MATLIIPGEWIKNWEKSGKSEFVQLCKDLTEKTQHGNEIRDIQTALYELCWQVVQGNLKLDLATSVLGDMMELRDDMSSILADVFCILDIETSALEEKNRRDHYTQLVGACLVCVPEAILKERLDPETLESLGLIKQAHQFNQKIVKIKTKLFYKQQKFNLLREENEGYAKLITELGQDLSGSITSHLVLESIKSLIGCFNLDPNRVLDIILEVYESRSDQDEFFLSLIKSYMCEPLTLCHILGFKFKFYQEPNEETPKSLYHIAAALLHHNLIELEDLYVHLMPPDVTIVEEHKRDISEAKQLDRKLVKLVLPTDKNEEKDKEDDKNEKLPDNQKLGLLEALLRIGDWHHAQSIMDQMPSFYTTSHKAIALALCQLVHLTVEPLYRRVGVSKGAKGRPLHPLKSKRAPRPTECFEDLRRDTFSMLGYLGPHLSNDPILFAKIVRLGKAFMKEYQNESRPDARDKMDTLLSCFLSIADQVLLPSLSLMESNACMSEELWGLFKLFPYQHRYRLYGQWKNETYLSHPLLVKVKAQTVERAKYIMKRLTKENVRQSGRQVGKLSHSNPTILFDYMLSQIQWYDNLIGPVVDSLKYLTSLSYDVFAYCIIEALANPEKEKMKHDDTAISSWLQSLASLCGAVFRKYSIELAGLLQYVTNQLKTGKSFDLLILKEVVQKMAGIEITNEMTSEQLEAMTGGEQLKAEGGYFGQIRNTKKSSQRLKDVLLDHKLALPLCLLMAQHRNGVVFLEGGEKHLKLVGHLYDQCHDTLVQFGGFLASNLSTEDYIKLVPSIDVLCNQFHTPHDAAFFLSRPMYAHQILSKYDELKKAEKGNKQQQKLQKYVAACEQVMMPVHESVVSLHPPRVWDDLRPQFYATFWSLTMYDLAVPHVAYEREINKLKTQIKEIEENTEMPMNKKKKEKERCTALQEKLQEEEKKQMEHVQRVLYRLKLEKDNWLLTKSTKNETITKFLQLCLFPRCIFSAIDAVYCAHFVELVHQQKTPNFCTLLCYDRVFSAIIYTVASCTENESHRYGRFLCCMLETVTRWHSDRAIYEKECVSYPGFLTVFRATRLDGGNKADQLDYENFRHVVHKWHYMLTKASVHCLETGDYTHIRNILIVLTKILPFYPKVLNLGQALECRVHKICLKEKDKRPDLYVLAMGYSGRLKSQKVHMVPENEFHHKEQPARNATPANQQNGPGSTGKPASSTSKTEEGTSEDNERVKHKSDSATKLMNKANSAAAKVTTSNGNGALNSTKAIKERDDKERSGKEKKEKKEKTQGSTPENKVDRREKQRDERAAKEERVVREGKEKTPKADREKAKAEEKSSKDDKVKAISGESAELSRERDVLKEPKSKEKGDRSAVTGTLKSPVPRAESAESERDHKRRKLDSHSSPSHSSSVKP